From the Paenibacillus sp. FSL H8-0548 genome, one window contains:
- the hpt gene encoding hypoxanthine phosphoribosyltransferase, with product MQNDIKEVLYDAQQISEKVKELGAKLSVDFSGRNPLVICVLKGAFIFMADLVKEITVPLELDFMAVSSYGQSTKSSGVVKIIKDLDVSVEGREVLIVEDIIDSGLTLSYLIDVLERRNSKSVTVVTLFDKPARRTVELEADYKGFTLPDEFIVGYGLDFAEKYRNLPYVGILKPQVYEK from the coding sequence TTGCAAAACGATATTAAAGAAGTATTGTACGATGCACAGCAGATTAGTGAGAAGGTCAAGGAGCTCGGTGCAAAGCTGAGTGTGGATTTTAGCGGACGCAATCCGCTCGTTATTTGCGTTCTAAAGGGTGCTTTTATTTTTATGGCAGACCTTGTGAAGGAAATAACGGTGCCGCTTGAGCTTGATTTTATGGCTGTATCCAGCTATGGTCAGTCCACGAAGTCATCAGGCGTCGTTAAAATCATCAAAGATCTTGATGTTTCCGTTGAGGGTCGCGAGGTTCTGATTGTTGAGGATATTATTGACAGCGGCTTGACACTCAGCTATTTAATCGATGTTTTAGAGCGTCGTAATTCCAAGTCTGTTACAGTGGTTACCCTATTTGATAAGCCGGCTCGCCGTACGGTTGAGCTTGAGGCTGATTATAAGGGCTTTACACTACCGGACGAGTTTATTGTAGGCTATGGATTAGATTTTGCGGAAAAATATCGCAACCTTCCTTATGTTGGTATTTTGAAACCGCAAGTGTATGAAAAATAA
- the tilS gene encoding tRNA lysidine(34) synthetase TilS produces MNLPNELEKMAAERGLWSSGDRIVVAVSGGPDSMALLHMLSVIAKESGLSIIAAHANHGFRIEESAHELLVVQAFAKQLGVICETTCLDMPSYIEETRMKGQAASRVRRYAFLHDVAAKHGASKIALAHHADDQAETVLMRVIRGTGLTGLAGILSKRREKNVELIRPLLRMNKSDLLRYCQEHQIPYCTDSSNNERYYFRNIIRLDILPYLSRHNPQLSQSLQRLAEVAGAEDEWMEKQTEALFAQLVKLSPDECEISCVDLLGLHVALQRRLIKLILSYLSKETENISFEQIETMRLAASTQAPATWRMDAGAGILCAREYGLMRWLRISHPTIHDMSDYALEAGLDTASLTVEQSGWSFQFDYLASQDSRKPASRYEACFDVSKLSYPLIVRNRRPGDRIHVLGLNGSKKVQDMFVDEKIAPLKRELYPLLFDATGRLLWIPGIRRSNFALTELHTKDVLFIRAENE; encoded by the coding sequence ATGAATCTGCCGAATGAGTTAGAGAAAATGGCAGCGGAGCGCGGACTGTGGTCCAGTGGAGATCGTATTGTTGTGGCGGTTTCCGGCGGACCTGATTCCATGGCTCTGCTGCATATGCTCTCTGTAATTGCTAAGGAAAGCGGTCTATCTATTATAGCGGCTCATGCGAACCACGGCTTTCGAATAGAGGAGTCTGCGCATGAGCTGCTCGTCGTACAAGCCTTTGCGAAGCAGCTCGGAGTGATATGTGAGACTACTTGTCTTGATATGCCGTCTTATATAGAGGAGACGCGCATGAAGGGGCAGGCTGCGTCCCGCGTGAGACGGTACGCTTTTTTGCATGATGTTGCTGCAAAGCACGGGGCTTCAAAAATTGCTCTCGCCCATCATGCGGACGATCAAGCAGAGACGGTTCTGATGCGTGTGATCCGTGGAACCGGATTAACTGGCCTCGCCGGAATTCTTAGTAAAAGAAGAGAAAAAAACGTGGAACTTATTAGACCGCTGCTTCGTATGAACAAGTCAGACCTTCTGCGTTACTGCCAAGAGCATCAGATCCCTTACTGCACGGATAGCAGTAACAATGAACGCTATTATTTCCGAAATATTATTCGGCTAGATATTTTACCGTATTTATCCCGCCATAATCCGCAATTGTCTCAATCGCTTCAGCGGCTTGCTGAGGTTGCGGGGGCGGAGGACGAGTGGATGGAGAAGCAAACCGAAGCGTTATTCGCACAGCTCGTTAAATTATCCCCCGATGAATGCGAGATTAGCTGTGTCGATTTGCTCGGTCTCCACGTCGCTTTACAAAGGAGATTGATTAAACTAATATTAAGTTATCTATCTAAGGAGACGGAAAACATATCCTTCGAACAGATTGAGACGATGCGACTGGCTGCTTCTACTCAAGCGCCTGCAACATGGCGAATGGATGCTGGTGCTGGAATCCTCTGTGCTCGTGAATACGGTTTGATGCGGTGGCTTCGAATATCGCACCCTACGATACACGATATGAGTGACTATGCGCTCGAGGCGGGCCTGGATACTGCTAGCCTAACCGTGGAGCAAAGCGGATGGTCGTTCCAATTCGACTATTTAGCCTCACAAGATAGCCGTAAGCCTGCTTCGCGATATGAAGCCTGCTTCGATGTTTCAAAGTTATCATATCCGCTCATCGTTCGAAATCGACGGCCGGGCGACAGAATTCATGTTTTAGGATTAAATGGTTCGAAAAAAGTGCAAGATATGTTCGTTGATGAGAAAATCGCCCCGCTAAAGCGAGAGCTATATCCATTACTATTCGATGCAACAGGGAGATTGCTGTGGATTCCAGGTATTCGCAGATCCAATTTTGCGCTTACGGAATTACATACAAAAGACGTGTTGTTCATACGGGCAGAAAACGAATAA